The Panicum virgatum strain AP13 chromosome 5K, P.virgatum_v5, whole genome shotgun sequence genome has a window encoding:
- the LOC120709689 gene encoding uncharacterized protein LOC120709689: MASVHQRQAEMEAKFEEERRCRLEIEAKLEQERKLSEEQSVMLQSMVTWMQGLGASMNYATPPPPFVFPAQPYFPAGPSDTPNQSWNASNNPPLDQNSPPAQWPTWPHRPEQ; the protein is encoded by the exons ATGGCCAGCGTGCACCAGAGACAG GCCGAGATGGAGGCAAAgtttgaggaggagaggaggtgccgactggagatcgaggccaagctggagcaggagcggaagctgAGTGAGGAGCAGTCGGTTATGTTGCAAAGCATGGTCACCTGGATGCAAGGACTTGGCGCGTCGATGAACTAtgcgacgccgcctcctcccttcgtCTTTCCAGCTCAGCCTTACTTTCCTGCAGGACCTTCTGACACTCCA AATCAGTCGTGGAACGCATCGAACAACCCTCCTCTGGACCAGAACTCGCCGCCCGCCCAGTGGCCAACTTGGCCCCACAGACCTGAGCAGTGA
- the LOC120710515 gene encoding expansin-A9-like, with amino-acid sequence MEKATTLLLLLSLCAARLDGAAAQPSWTPANETFYGGSDASGTMGGSCGYGDLYSAGYGAQTTALYGDGASCGACFLVACDASRTEYCQPGSPPPSVIVTATNFCPPNYGDPSGWCNSPRRHFDMSQPAWEAIGVYRAGVVPVNYRRVPCRRSGGVRFGISGHDYFELVLVSNVGGAGAVAAAWIKGSATDWLPMSRNWGANWQSGAYVTGQSLSFKVETDDGRSVVADDVAPADWQFGCTYQASVNFY; translated from the exons ATGGAGAAGGCGACGaccctgctcctgctgctgagCTTGTGCGCCGCCCGGCtcgacggcgccgcggcgcaGCCGTCCTGGACGCCGGCCAACGAGACGTTCTACGGCGGCAGCGACGCGTCCGGCACCATGG GCGGGTCGTGCGGGTACGGCGACCTGTACAGCGCCGGGTACGGGGCGCAGACGACGGCGCTCTACGGCGACGGCGCCTCCTGCGGCGCGTGCTTCCTGGTCGCCTGCGACGCGTCGCGGACGGAGTACTGCCAGccggggtcgccgccgccgtcggtgaTCGTGACGGCGACCAACTTCTGCCCGCCCAACTATGGCGACCCCAGTGGGTGGTGCAACTCGCCGCGGCGGCATTTCGACATGTCGCAGCCGGCGTGGGAGGCCATCGGCGTGTACCGGGCCGGCGTGGTCCCGGTGAACTACAGGAGGGTCCCCTGCCGGCGCTCCGGCGGGGTCAGGTTCGGCATCAGCGGGCACGACTACTTCGAGCTCGTGCTGGTCAGCaacgtcggcggcgccggcgcggtggccgcggcgtGGATCAAGGGGTCCGCCACGGACTGGCTGCCGATGAGCCGCAACTGGGGGGCCAACTGGCAGAGCGGCGCCTACGTCACGGGGCAGAGCCTGTCGTTCAAGGTGGAGACAGACGACGGCAGGTCCGTCGTGGCGGACGATGTGGCGCCGGCGGACTGGCAGTTCGGCTGCACCTACCAGGCCTCGGTCAACTTCTACTAG